The Peromyscus eremicus chromosome 2, PerEre_H2_v1, whole genome shotgun sequence genome includes the window TGCTGACATTCCTGGTGCTGATGCACTACTGGTCAAGCTGCTGTCTGGCATGTGACCTGCCTCAGACTTATCACCTCAGGAACAAGAGAGCCTCCACACTCCTGGCACAAATGAGGagactctcccctctctcctgcctgaaGGACAGAATGGACTTTGCATTCCCTCTGGAGAAGGTGGATGCCCAGCAGATCCAGAAGGCCCAAGCCATCCCTGTCCTGCAGGAGCTGACCCAGCAGGTCCTGATCCTCTTCAGCTCAAAGGACTCATCTGCTGCTTGGGAGACAAGCCTCCTAGACACATTCTGCACTGGCCTCCACCACCAGCTCAAAGACCTGCAAGCCTGTCTGATGGAGCAAGATGAGGTGCAGGAACCTTCTCTGAGCCAGGAAGACTCCCTGGTGGCTGTGAGGAACTACTTCCACAGGATCACTGTCTacctgaaggagaagaaacagccCCTGTGCCTTGGAGGTGGT containing:
- the LOC131904999 gene encoding interferon alpha-12-like, with amino-acid sequence MARPCALLTFLVLMHYWSSCCLACDLPQTYHLRNKRASTLLAQMRRLSPLSCLKDRMDFAFPLEKVDAQQIQKAQAIPVLQELTQQVLILFSSKDSSAAWETSLLDTFCTGLHHQLKDLQACLMEQDEVQEPSLSQEDSLVAVRNYFHRITVYLKEKKQPLCLGGGQNRSLESPVFLSQPAGKID